A window from Drosophila subobscura isolate 14011-0131.10 chromosome O, UCBerk_Dsub_1.0, whole genome shotgun sequence encodes these proteins:
- the LOC117898608 gene encoding LOW QUALITY PROTEIN: uncharacterized protein LOC117898608 (The sequence of the model RefSeq protein was modified relative to this genomic sequence to represent the inferred CDS: inserted 7 bases in 5 codons; substituted 3 bases at 3 genomic stop codons): MAAAGPAWLSAKYLEEALQRHYQQPQLLKVSLLTRIRKLYXVVEYQIAKTTLVDEDADTRXKXIYNRELQIYEQVMPQLQPLAGERLCPKVLLIGREGGALVMEDLSKNDYVMASRLERFDEQHLRXVVRKLALIQVAXAVLEDRILDDGNSLIKYXSFRSIFVGCLMSCADKLKTQPGLEKHSELLEQLSPHYMRQALRCFQPDAENINVLTLGYGWTNNMMFKYGXKAESIDVLLIDFQYAFLGFPTLDIHHLLKTTAAEMXVYDKVSVCELQRLKFQGQRLPSRKQLHLNSEQKRFYSVHCGLLQPVLLNKDASDADLAALRSDEPRGMNMKRRLYLNEAIQASIRQLVTAFELEGLLDPQQYDGLAPNEEVSGCF; this comes from the exons ATGGCAGCTGCAGGCCCCGCTTGGCTCTCTGCAAAATATCTGGAAGAAGCACTGCAACGGCACTATCAGCAACCACAACTACTTAAAGTTTCCTTGCTAACACGCATACGTAAATTGTA GGTGGTGGAATATCAGATAGCCAAGACCACGCTGGTTGACGAGGATGCGGATACACGATAGA ACATCTACAATCGCGAGCTGCAGATTTATGAGCAGGTGATGCCGCAACTGCAGCCACTGGCAGGAGAGAGACTATGCCCCAAAGTCTTGCTCATCGGTCGGGAGGGAGGAGCGCTAGTCATGGAGGACCTCAGCAAGAATGATTATGTAATGGCATCGCGTTTGGAGAGATTTGATGAGCAGCATTTGAGATAAGTGGTCAGAAAATTGGCACTGATCCAGGTAG CGGCAGTGCTGGAGGATAGGATACTGGACGATGGCAACTCCCTGATAAAAT GAAGCTTTCGTTCGATTTTCGTGGGCTGTCTGATGTCGTGTGCGGACAAGCTCAAGACCCAACCGGGCCTTGAAAAACATTCAGAATTGTTGGAGCAGCTCTCGCCTCATTATATGAGACAGGCATTGCGGTGCTTTCAGCCCGACGCCGAGAACATAAATGTGCTGACACTCGGCTACGGTTGGACAAACAACATGATGTTCAAGTATGGGTGAAAGGCTGAGTCAATCGATGTGCTGCTGATTGACTTTCAGTATGCCTTTCTGGGCTTCCCCACGCTGGACATTCATCATCTGTTGAAAACCACAGCGGCGGAGAT TGTTTATGATAAGGTGTCTGTCTGCGAGTTGCAGAGGCTGAAGTTCCAGGGTCAAAGGCTGCCCAGTCGGAAACAGCTTCATTTGAATTCGGAGCAGAAGCGTTTTTATT CTGTCCATTGTGGTCTTCTGCAACCTGTGCTGCTCAACAAGGATGCTTCGGATGCAGATCTCGCAGCTTTGCGCTCGGATGAGCCTAGAGGAATGAACATGAAGCGCAGACTGTACCTCAACGAAGCTATTCAGGCAAGCATTAGGCAACTGGTTACAGCATTCGAACTGGAGGGACTGCTAGACCCACAGCAATATGATGGACTTGCCCCTAATGAAGAGGTTTCTGGCTGCTTTTGA
- the LOC117898017 gene encoding probable palmitoyltransferase ZDHHC24 has translation MVKFGVLIVRRVMCILYCWEEAFLDFLDRHNTKIQAVLHPLSMASLLSVIGFLLIYDMLYALPGLMDSQGLCYKLNCMWSIFMVYSIFSNLWVCFWTDTSVQALPAHRLRPPQEEAHLWHYCASCEIMVPPRAWHCRLCKVCSLKRDHHCTFTANCIGHFNQRYFLVFLFYGTLGSFQSLVYNFMFVWKSGAFIVADPFLIMSFGQPSRDPSMGWKVLTSMVLKVNLVAAMAAGGMFFSQVLMVYRNSTCFLMSDRTYDLGAMNNFRQVLGRRGFWTLLSAHLNSPLPHDGTEWQMTKHTDV, from the coding sequence atggttAAATTTGGGGTATTGATTGTGCGCCGTGTCATGTGCATTCTCTACTGCTGGGAGGAAGCGTTCCTCGACTTTTTGGATCGCCACAACACCAAAATACAGGCCGTGCTGCATCCGCTCTCGATGGCATCGCTGCTGTCGGTCATTGGATTTCTGCTCATCTACGATATGCTCTATGCACTTCCAGGGCTTATGGATAGCCAGGGACTGTGCTACAAGCTGAACTGCATGTGGAGCATCTTTATGGTGTACAGCATCTTTAGCAATTTGTGGGTTTGCTTCTGGACGGACACCTCGGTGCAGGCGCTGCCCGCGCACCGCTTGCGGCCGCCTCAAGAGGAGGCTCATCTGTGGCACTACTGCGCCAGCTGTGAAATTATGGTGCCACCGCGCGCTTGGCACTGCCGCCTGTGCAAGGTGTGCAGCCTGAAGCGGGACCATCACTGCACCTTCACCGCCAACTGCATTGGACACTTCAATCAGCGCTACTTCCTGGTATTTCTCTTCTATGGAACGCTGGGCAGCTTCCAGTCTCTGGTCTAcaattttatgtttgtgtggaaaagtggTGCCTTCATCGTTGCGGATCCCTTTCTGATCATGAGCTTCGGGCAGCCTAGCAGAGATCCATCCATGGGCTGGAAAGTCCTCACATCTATGGTGCTCAAGGTAAATCTCGTCGCTGCCATGGCCGCCGGTGGCATGTTCTTTAGTCAAGTGTTGATGGTCTACCGGAATAGCACCTGCTTCCTGATGTCCGACCGCACGTACGATCTGGGAGCCATGAATAACTTTCGCCAGGTGCTGGGCAGGCGTGGATTCTGGACGCTGCTCTCGGCGCATCTGAATAGTCCGCTGCCCCATGACGGCACCGAGTGGCAGATGACCAAGCACACGGATGTCTAG